One genomic window of Boudabousia tangfeifanii includes the following:
- the glnA gene encoding type I glutamate--ammonia ligase: protein MLTAAQQEVLQTIADRQIRFITLWFADVSGVLKGVSIAPGELEDAFKEGIGFDGSSIEGLTRIYESDMLLKPDAATFQELPWHQEERVARMFCDVLGPDGQPAFSDPRGVLERQIEKLAELGFHCQVHPEVEFYLLADVPKPNEEPVPLDRAGYFDHVSGGRSHDFRRKVVSVLEEMGISVEFSHHEGGPGQSEIDLRAVDALQAADNIITLKAVVEELAEREGIIATFMPKPFANAPGSGMHVHLSLFEGEENAFYSPSGQYQMSQTAQRFMAGILHHARGISAITNQHVNSYKRLWGGGEAPSYVCWGHNNRSALVRVPLYKPGKSSSARIEFRGMDSGANPYLALAVILAAGLSGITEKMVLPPETEDDVWGLTETERSALGIAALPTSLSSAVKLMSRSDLVAQTLGEEVFSYFERNKRAEWQEYRAQITPYELNRFLSPCPLNSRPRN from the coding sequence ATGCTTACTGCAGCTCAACAAGAAGTACTACAAACTATTGCGGATCGTCAGATTCGATTTATCACCCTTTGGTTTGCAGACGTATCAGGTGTACTAAAAGGGGTAAGCATTGCTCCCGGCGAATTAGAAGATGCCTTTAAGGAAGGGATTGGCTTTGATGGGTCCTCCATCGAGGGTCTAACCCGTATTTATGAATCTGATATGCTGCTCAAGCCAGATGCTGCCACCTTCCAAGAATTGCCTTGGCATCAAGAAGAGCGTGTCGCCAGAATGTTTTGCGATGTGCTCGGGCCAGATGGGCAGCCAGCTTTCTCTGACCCACGAGGCGTCTTAGAACGGCAAATTGAAAAGCTGGCGGAGTTGGGCTTTCATTGCCAGGTACATCCCGAGGTCGAATTCTATTTGTTAGCTGATGTGCCTAAGCCTAACGAAGAACCAGTTCCTTTAGATCGAGCTGGCTATTTCGATCATGTTTCTGGAGGCCGTTCCCACGACTTTAGACGCAAGGTAGTTTCTGTACTCGAAGAAATGGGAATTTCTGTGGAATTCTCCCACCATGAAGGTGGCCCGGGGCAGTCTGAAATTGATTTACGTGCGGTCGATGCCCTGCAAGCAGCGGATAATATTATTACCCTCAAGGCGGTAGTGGAAGAACTGGCAGAGCGTGAGGGCATCATTGCAACGTTCATGCCTAAGCCATTCGCGAATGCCCCAGGGTCTGGAATGCACGTGCACTTGTCCTTGTTCGAGGGCGAGGAGAACGCTTTTTATTCGCCCTCGGGACAATATCAAATGTCCCAAACTGCCCAACGTTTTATGGCTGGTATCTTGCACCATGCTCGTGGCATCAGCGCGATTACTAACCAGCATGTGAACTCCTACAAGCGACTTTGGGGCGGGGGAGAAGCGCCCTCGTACGTCTGCTGGGGACATAACAACCGTTCAGCTTTAGTGCGAGTACCCCTCTATAAGCCAGGGAAATCCTCTTCAGCCAGAATCGAATTCCGCGGCATGGACTCGGGAGCAAATCCCTATCTGGCACTGGCCGTAATTCTTGCTGCCGGCCTTTCTGGGATCACCGAAAAAATGGTACTTCCGCCAGAAACCGAGGACGACGTATGGGGTCTTACGGAAACTGAGCGAAGCGCCCTCGGAATTGCGGCGCTACCGACTTCTTTATCATCTGCTGTCAAGCTAATGTCTCGTTCCGATTTGGTTGCACAGACCTTGGGTGAAGAAGTATTTTCGTATTTTGAACGAAATAAGCGGGCGGAATGGCAAGAATATCGAGCACAAATTACTCCTTACGAGTTAAATCGCTTCCTATCGCCATGCCCGTTGAACTCCCGACCTCGTAACTAA
- a CDS encoding SPFH domain-containing protein → MDYEPSVFSSLGTLLLPLLLIILVAILIKKSIVVVPQARAVVVERLGKFKAQWNAGLHFMWPVLDRVVAKIDLREQVVSFPPQPVITSDNVTVSIDSVVYYQVNEPARATYEIANFIQAIEQLTVTTLRNVIGSMDLEETLTSRDNINGQLRGVLDEATGNWGIRINRVELKAIEPPPSIQQAMEKQMRAERDKRAAILTAQGHRESEILTAEGEKQSAILRAEGQAQSAILRAKGESEAIQKVFAAIHEGNPDPKLLAYQYLQMLPELSKGEGSKVWVVPTELTAALQSISQGFSTKE, encoded by the coding sequence ATGGATTACGAACCATCGGTGTTTAGTAGTTTAGGAACTTTGCTACTGCCTTTACTACTCATCATTCTAGTAGCCATCCTGATTAAGAAGAGCATTGTCGTTGTTCCCCAAGCGCGAGCCGTGGTCGTTGAACGACTAGGAAAATTTAAAGCCCAATGGAACGCTGGCCTTCACTTCATGTGGCCAGTTTTGGACCGTGTAGTGGCGAAGATTGACTTGCGTGAACAAGTTGTTTCCTTCCCACCGCAGCCGGTAATTACTTCTGATAACGTAACAGTTTCGATTGACTCGGTGGTTTACTACCAAGTTAACGAGCCTGCCAGAGCCACCTACGAAATTGCCAATTTCATTCAGGCAATTGAACAGTTGACTGTAACCACCCTGCGTAACGTGATTGGTTCGATGGATCTGGAAGAAACCTTGACCAGTCGCGATAACATCAATGGGCAGCTCCGTGGCGTCCTCGACGAGGCCACCGGAAACTGGGGTATTCGTATTAACCGTGTGGAGCTTAAAGCGATTGAGCCACCGCCCTCGATCCAGCAAGCTATGGAAAAGCAGATGCGAGCTGAACGCGATAAGCGTGCCGCCATTTTGACTGCGCAGGGTCATCGTGAATCTGAAATCTTGACCGCTGAAGGTGAAAAGCAGTCGGCCATTCTTCGTGCCGAGGGTCAAGCTCAGTCCGCTATTTTGCGAGCTAAGGGTGAATCTGAAGCTATCCAGAAGGTCTTCGCCGCGATTCATGAAGGCAATCCAGATCCTAAGCTTCTGGCATACCAATACCTACAAATGTTGCCTGAACTTTCTAAGGGTGAAGGATCCAAGGTTTGGGTAGTTCCCACGGAATTAACTGCCGCTTTGCAGTCTATTTCGCAGGGATTTAGCACCAAGGAATAA
- a CDS encoding NfeD family protein, translated as MGPIVWLIAAVLLGLLELLTVDLTFLMLSGGALAASVVAFAAPEASWYWSVGVFSLVSVALLFLVRPRLRRHLEEKLPKLQTNASGLVGLNAVVLREVTTRDGLVKLSGQDWTARTIEGVLPVGSTVQVTAIDGATAVVTAMPQMVKTPSNGEEK; from the coding sequence ATGGGCCCAATCGTTTGGTTAATTGCAGCGGTACTTTTGGGCTTGCTCGAACTGTTGACTGTTGATCTGACCTTCTTGATGCTTTCAGGCGGGGCACTAGCTGCCAGTGTGGTTGCTTTCGCCGCTCCTGAAGCTAGCTGGTATTGGAGCGTGGGAGTATTTTCCCTGGTATCGGTTGCTTTATTGTTCCTTGTGCGACCGCGCTTGCGTCGGCACCTGGAAGAGAAGCTTCCAAAGTTGCAAACCAATGCTTCAGGTCTAGTGGGCTTAAATGCGGTAGTTTTGCGCGAGGTAACTACTCGCGATGGTTTAGTAAAACTATCAGGGCAGGACTGGACAGCACGCACGATCGAAGGCGTCTTGCCGGTCGGGTCCACTGTGCAAGTTACCGCTATTGACGGAGCCACTGCAGTGGTTACCGCCATGCCACAAATGGTTAAAACCCCCTCAAACGGAGAGGAAAAATAA
- a CDS encoding ABC transporter ATP-binding protein: MVEVFSLKDVVVSIAGQQILSIPDWQVLEGQHWAVLGPNGAGKTTLARALTGRLPLESGTLSVLGEEISRYSATEIGRLIGFASTSFTTKLNAKQSARDVVLAAAHGLSRRFQEEYEEIDFLRADSLLSAFGISHLAQRTFGTLSEGEKQRVQIARAFMADPQALVLDEPGAGLDLGARETLLLALTELANDQRSPAMVVITHHIEQIAAGFTHVLLLNQGQPVAAGPIDEVLTSENLSKVYGFELQVNKVDGRWLAQGKR; encoded by the coding sequence ATGGTCGAAGTATTTTCACTAAAAGATGTTGTAGTATCCATCGCTGGTCAGCAGATCCTTTCAATTCCCGATTGGCAGGTTTTAGAAGGACAGCACTGGGCAGTTTTGGGTCCGAATGGAGCAGGTAAAACTACGCTAGCGCGAGCTTTAACTGGTCGTTTACCGCTTGAAAGTGGCACTTTGTCTGTACTAGGCGAAGAAATTAGCCGGTATAGCGCCACTGAAATCGGTCGTTTAATCGGTTTTGCTTCAACTTCTTTTACTACCAAACTAAATGCGAAGCAATCAGCGCGTGATGTTGTACTAGCGGCAGCTCATGGTCTATCTCGACGCTTTCAAGAAGAATACGAAGAGATTGACTTCTTGCGCGCAGACAGTCTGCTCTCCGCTTTTGGTATTTCGCATTTGGCTCAGCGTACTTTTGGAACTTTATCCGAGGGCGAGAAACAGCGCGTTCAAATCGCTCGCGCCTTTATGGCCGACCCGCAAGCTTTGGTACTTGATGAACCAGGTGCCGGTTTGGATCTAGGTGCTCGTGAAACCCTGCTACTCGCTTTGACTGAATTGGCTAACGATCAACGATCGCCCGCCATGGTGGTGATTACTCATCACATTGAACAGATTGCCGCTGGCTTTACCCACGTGTTGCTATTGAACCAAGGTCAGCCAGTAGCAGCCGGTCCAATCGATGAAGTGCTTACTAGTGAAAACCTCAGCAAGGTTTACGGCTTTGAATTGCAAGTAAACAAGGTTGATGGACGTTGGCTAGCCCAAGGAAAGCGCTGA
- the glgA gene encoding glycogen synthase, protein MRVDLLTKEFPPKVYGGAGVHVAELSKVLAELVEVKVHAFGGPRENAPEVHGYNDVAELADANAALQSLGVDLCMAQGAEGADLVHSHTWYANMAGHWAKLLHGIPHVISAHSLEPLRPWKAEQLQGGYRVSSWAEKTAYEAADGIIAVSNGMKEDILRCYPNIDPKKVYVVHNGIDLDGWLPDHSEAGAVAASKTLARLGIAQGVPTVVFVGRITRQKGLPYLLKALRQLPAEVQIVLCAGAPDTPQIMQEVVSLVEELRKEREQVIWIEEMLPREELVQVLDNSTLFVTPSVYEPLGIVNLEAMAVSLPVVGTATGGIPDVIVHEETGLLVPIEQVTDGTGTPLDPEKFENDLAAAINRVLADPAWAAEMGRAGRKRVEDHFSWSAIAKRTVAVYEQVLAGFDS, encoded by the coding sequence ATGCGAGTCGACTTGTTGACCAAAGAGTTCCCACCAAAGGTTTATGGGGGAGCAGGAGTTCACGTTGCAGAACTGTCAAAAGTGTTGGCAGAACTGGTAGAAGTCAAAGTGCATGCTTTCGGAGGGCCGCGTGAAAATGCCCCAGAAGTCCACGGTTACAACGATGTAGCTGAACTTGCTGATGCTAATGCTGCCTTGCAATCTCTGGGAGTAGATCTCTGTATGGCGCAGGGCGCCGAAGGTGCTGATTTGGTACATTCGCATACTTGGTATGCCAATATGGCTGGTCATTGGGCCAAGCTACTACACGGTATCCCGCATGTTATTTCCGCTCACTCCTTGGAGCCTTTGCGCCCTTGGAAAGCGGAGCAGCTACAGGGTGGCTACCGAGTTTCGTCTTGGGCCGAGAAGACTGCGTATGAAGCGGCTGATGGCATTATTGCGGTTTCGAATGGGATGAAAGAAGACATTCTTCGTTGCTACCCAAATATTGACCCCAAAAAGGTTTATGTCGTTCACAACGGGATCGATCTCGACGGCTGGTTGCCAGATCACTCTGAGGCAGGTGCTGTTGCTGCTAGTAAAACTCTTGCCCGTCTAGGAATTGCTCAGGGCGTGCCGACCGTCGTGTTCGTCGGACGGATTACTAGGCAGAAGGGCTTGCCATACCTTCTTAAGGCATTACGTCAGCTACCTGCTGAGGTGCAGATTGTGCTTTGTGCTGGGGCTCCAGACACCCCGCAGATTATGCAAGAAGTTGTTTCTTTAGTAGAAGAGTTGCGCAAAGAACGCGAGCAAGTGATTTGGATTGAGGAAATGCTTCCGCGTGAGGAACTAGTCCAGGTGCTTGATAACTCGACTTTGTTTGTTACACCATCGGTATATGAACCGCTAGGAATTGTAAATCTTGAGGCCATGGCAGTATCTTTGCCGGTCGTAGGGACCGCAACTGGTGGTATTCCTGATGTGATTGTGCATGAAGAAACTGGTTTATTGGTGCCAATTGAACAGGTGACTGACGGTACTGGCACGCCATTGGATCCCGAAAAGTTTGAAAATGACTTAGCAGCAGCGATTAATCGGGTGCTTGCTGATCCTGCTTGGGCAGCCGAAATGGGACGGGCTGGACGTAAACGCGTGGAGGATCATTTCTCATGGTCAGCAATCGCAAAACGCACCGTTGCCGTGTACGAGCAGGTTCTTGCCGGATTCGACAGTTAG
- the glgC gene encoding glucose-1-phosphate adenylyltransferase, whose product MATEKVLAIVLAGGEGKRLMPLTVDRAKPAVPFAGHYRLIDFSLSNIVNSGFLKVVVLTQYKSHSLDRHVTITWRMSTLLGNFVAPVPAQQRMGKHWYLGSADAIYQSMNIVNDEMPDYIVITGADNIYRMDFDQMLRHHIDSGLPCTVAGIRQPLSLANQFGVIEAENGKIVNFLEKPDNAQGLPDAPDQVLASMGNYIFSTKELKEALEKDAADPDSKHDMGGNIVPYFVSQGAAGVYDFINNEVPGSLERDRDYWRDVGTLDAYYEANMDLISINPVFNLYNSDWPVYTGLGGSLPPAKFVYGSSDRMGIAIDSIVSPSVIISGGKVQRSVLSPGVYVHSWADVSGSVLMHNARIGRGAVVHRAILDKNCVVEPGAQIGVDLDHDRERGLTVTESGIVVAPKGMVIKP is encoded by the coding sequence ATGGCAACTGAGAAAGTACTTGCAATTGTTTTGGCAGGCGGCGAAGGAAAACGCCTAATGCCGCTAACAGTCGACCGGGCAAAACCAGCAGTTCCATTTGCTGGACACTACCGATTGATTGATTTTTCCTTGTCTAATATTGTGAACTCTGGGTTCCTCAAAGTCGTGGTACTCACTCAATACAAGTCTCACTCATTAGACCGTCACGTCACGATTACCTGGCGTATGTCCACCCTATTGGGTAACTTTGTGGCTCCAGTTCCTGCCCAGCAGCGCATGGGTAAGCACTGGTACCTAGGTAGCGCCGATGCTATCTATCAGTCAATGAACATCGTCAACGACGAAATGCCGGATTACATCGTGATCACCGGTGCCGACAACATTTATCGAATGGACTTCGATCAGATGTTGCGTCATCACATCGATTCAGGGCTTCCTTGCACTGTCGCTGGGATTCGCCAACCACTATCTTTGGCAAACCAGTTTGGTGTCATCGAAGCCGAAAATGGCAAGATCGTAAACTTCCTAGAGAAACCAGATAATGCTCAGGGACTTCCTGATGCCCCTGATCAGGTTCTCGCCTCAATGGGTAACTACATCTTCTCCACCAAAGAACTCAAAGAGGCCTTGGAAAAGGACGCCGCAGATCCAGATTCGAAACACGACATGGGTGGCAACATCGTGCCTTATTTCGTTTCCCAAGGTGCTGCGGGAGTTTACGACTTCATCAACAACGAAGTGCCGGGTTCACTTGAACGAGATCGTGACTACTGGCGTGACGTAGGTACCCTAGATGCCTACTACGAAGCCAATATGGATCTCATCTCAATCAACCCTGTCTTCAATCTCTACAATAGCGACTGGCCAGTTTACACCGGTTTGGGTGGCTCTTTACCACCAGCCAAGTTCGTTTACGGTAGCTCTGATCGCATGGGTATTGCGATTGACTCCATCGTTTCACCTTCGGTCATTATTTCTGGTGGTAAGGTGCAACGTTCAGTTCTTTCCCCTGGAGTCTATGTCCACTCGTGGGCAGACGTCTCCGGTTCTGTGCTGATGCATAATGCTCGGATTGGCCGTGGAGCGGTAGTCCATCGAGCAATCTTGGATAAGAACTGCGTAGTCGAACCAGGCGCACAAATTGGTGTCGACCTAGACCATGATCGCGAACGCGGTTTAACTGTCACTGAGAGCGGCATCGTGGTTGCTCCCAAGGGCATGGTTATTAAACCATAG
- a CDS encoding YdcF family protein, producing the protein MSSLPTIPLPWYQAAFILIGLCIALSLYSSIYLLTLRRPKITSGLAYLLLATFLEGFLGLFFLIDDASKSWWLALSFFPIVLLFGYASTLLLTFAAWLKKPKITPPIAAIIVLGANVTFKIGPLLQRRLDTAIALGQQMPQVPVIMSGGQGVDEPCTEASAMAEYASENGLPETQIWQEDKSVSTKENLIFSSELLAKEAPERSGDFLVVTNSFHLWRTKRWLKHLNLPGQVIPAPTKSWYWPVGSIREYVAIVYTRPWLLAILLLLALTPTVLVAAASF; encoded by the coding sequence ATGTCGTCTTTGCCCACGATTCCACTCCCCTGGTACCAAGCTGCATTTATCCTCATCGGTTTATGCATTGCCCTTAGCCTTTACAGCTCGATTTATCTTCTCACCTTACGACGGCCAAAAATAACTTCAGGTTTAGCATACCTACTACTAGCCACCTTCTTAGAAGGCTTCCTTGGCCTATTTTTTCTAATTGATGACGCCTCGAAAAGCTGGTGGTTAGCCTTATCGTTCTTCCCTATAGTCTTGCTTTTTGGCTATGCCAGCACCCTTTTACTCACCTTTGCGGCATGGCTAAAGAAGCCCAAAATTACGCCCCCGATTGCCGCCATCATCGTCTTAGGCGCAAATGTTACCTTCAAAATTGGACCGCTATTACAACGCCGGCTAGACACTGCAATCGCCCTCGGACAGCAAATGCCTCAGGTGCCCGTCATCATGTCAGGTGGACAAGGAGTGGACGAACCTTGTACCGAAGCCTCAGCAATGGCGGAATACGCAAGCGAAAATGGTTTGCCAGAAACGCAAATATGGCAAGAAGATAAATCGGTTTCTACTAAAGAAAATCTGATTTTCTCAAGTGAACTACTAGCAAAAGAGGCGCCAGAAAGGAGTGGCGATTTTCTGGTGGTAACTAACTCATTCCATTTGTGGCGCACTAAACGCTGGCTAAAGCATCTAAATCTCCCCGGTCAAGTCATTCCGGCCCCTACCAAAAGCTGGTATTGGCCAGTCGGGAGTATTCGCGAATATGTCGCTATCGTCTATACCCGACCGTGGTTACTGGCCATTTTACTGCTACTTGCTTTAACCCCAACGGTACTAGTAGCAGCCGCTAGTTTTTAA
- a CDS encoding SixA phosphatase family protein, protein MKSTLVLVRHSTAARFDLAGDRARQLTEEGKRQAGELGKLLAESLTESIEQVWVSDAVRAQQTAKELLKYLPHQQVFTDPTIYEYDVDNLREIVHNCDSSSLMIIGHEPTISSFGVSLLSEECQQREQFYGGIPTASALVMRSETSLAELSCASCDLLEFIHAKPL, encoded by the coding sequence ATGAAATCAACTTTAGTTTTAGTTCGTCACTCCACCGCAGCTCGTTTCGACTTAGCCGGTGATCGTGCGCGCCAGCTAACGGAAGAAGGCAAACGCCAAGCGGGCGAACTAGGAAAACTATTGGCTGAGAGTTTAACCGAATCGATCGAGCAGGTGTGGGTTTCGGATGCAGTTCGGGCGCAACAAACTGCCAAGGAACTACTTAAATACTTGCCGCATCAACAGGTTTTCACGGATCCGACCATTTACGAATACGATGTAGATAACCTGCGCGAAATCGTGCATAACTGTGATTCTTCGTCGCTAATGATTATTGGGCACGAACCTACGATTTCTTCCTTCGGGGTCAGCTTACTTTCAGAAGAATGCCAGCAGCGGGAACAGTTTTATGGGGGCATCCCCACCGCATCTGCCTTGGTAATGCGGTCTGAAACTTCTTTAGCTGAGCTTAGCTGCGCTTCTTGCGATCTTTTAGAGTTTATTCACGCAAAGCCACTTTAA
- a CDS encoding ABC-F family ATP-binding cassette domain-containing protein: MINVSELSLRIGARTLVENASFKVDKGMRIGLVGRNGAGKTTTMRLLAQSNENSDIVEQTGQIKVTGTVGYLSQDPREGDSDMLAKERILSVRGIDKLIARIKKAEAQMSQAQGDKQVKAMEKYVRLDHEFTVAGGWAANSQASQIAAALGLDERVLAQPLGTLSGGQRRRVELARVLFSEADVLLLDEPTNHLDHDSIIWLRDYLRTYPGGFIVISHDVKLLADTVNQVMYLDANRGVLDIYHLGWEAYLKQRSDDERRRRKERAQALKKAEALRLQGEKMRAKATKAVAAQQMLRRAEELFALAGNEAEVEKVARLRFPEPAACGKVPLTAEGISKSYGSLEVLSGVDLAIDRGAKVVVLGLNGAGKTTLLRVLAGIEPADAGEVIPGHGLKLGYYAQEHETLDVHASVFENMMAAAPDDFDDTKVRNVLGQFLFSGDDIYKSAAVLSGGEKTRLALATLVVSAANVLLLDEPTNNLDPASREEILSALRTYEGAVVLVTHDAGAVEALNPDRVLLLPDADEDLWSDDYLELVTLT, translated from the coding sequence GTGATTAATGTATCTGAGTTGAGCCTGCGAATCGGTGCTAGGACCCTTGTCGAAAATGCCTCCTTCAAGGTTGATAAAGGAATGCGGATTGGACTTGTCGGCCGAAATGGTGCCGGTAAAACCACTACAATGCGACTTTTGGCGCAATCAAACGAAAACTCAGATATTGTTGAGCAGACTGGCCAGATTAAGGTAACCGGTACAGTTGGTTATTTGTCACAAGACCCACGCGAGGGCGATAGCGATATGCTGGCCAAGGAACGCATCCTGTCAGTACGTGGGATCGATAAGCTGATTGCTCGAATTAAAAAAGCTGAGGCACAGATGTCCCAGGCCCAAGGGGACAAACAAGTCAAAGCGATGGAAAAATACGTCCGGCTTGATCATGAATTTACTGTGGCCGGTGGCTGGGCCGCTAACTCTCAGGCATCGCAGATTGCGGCCGCCCTCGGTCTAGACGAAAGAGTTTTGGCCCAACCACTTGGAACTCTATCTGGTGGTCAGCGTCGTCGAGTTGAACTTGCACGAGTTTTGTTTTCTGAAGCGGATGTTCTACTGCTAGATGAGCCAACTAACCACTTAGACCATGATTCCATCATTTGGCTCAGAGACTATTTGAGAACCTATCCTGGTGGCTTTATTGTGATCTCCCACGATGTAAAGCTGCTTGCTGATACGGTCAACCAAGTGATGTATCTTGATGCCAATCGCGGTGTCCTTGATATCTACCATCTGGGCTGGGAAGCCTATCTGAAACAGCGCAGTGACGATGAGCGTCGCCGTCGTAAGGAACGGGCACAGGCCTTGAAAAAAGCTGAAGCTTTACGCCTGCAAGGCGAAAAAATGCGGGCAAAAGCGACTAAAGCAGTTGCTGCGCAACAGATGCTTCGCCGAGCAGAAGAGCTCTTTGCCCTAGCTGGCAATGAAGCAGAAGTCGAAAAAGTTGCACGGCTGCGTTTTCCTGAACCGGCAGCTTGTGGCAAGGTCCCATTAACAGCTGAAGGGATCAGCAAGTCCTATGGCTCGCTAGAAGTTCTAAGCGGAGTCGATTTAGCTATCGACCGCGGAGCGAAAGTAGTTGTCCTAGGTCTAAACGGTGCTGGTAAAACCACTTTGCTACGAGTCCTTGCGGGAATCGAACCGGCAGACGCAGGTGAAGTTATCCCTGGGCATGGCCTAAAGCTCGGATACTACGCTCAGGAGCATGAAACATTGGATGTGCATGCCTCTGTCTTTGAGAACATGATGGCGGCTGCCCCCGACGACTTTGACGATACCAAGGTGCGAAACGTCCTCGGCCAATTCTTGTTTTCTGGTGATGATATTTACAAGAGCGCTGCTGTCCTATCAGGGGGAGAAAAGACGCGTCTAGCTTTGGCAACTTTGGTTGTTTCAGCGGCGAATGTGCTGTTACTTGACGAACCCACCAACAACTTGGATCCTGCCTCGCGTGAGGAAATCTTATCTGCTTTGCGGACTTACGAGGGCGCGGTCGTCCTTGTGACTCACGATGCCGGAGCGGTCGAAGCACTTAACCCAGATCGAGTATTGCTCTTGCCTGACGCCGATGAAGATCTTTGGTCAGATGACTATTTGGAACTTGTCACGCTGACCTAA
- a CDS encoding AMP-binding protein: MSYQDILEQAHRYYDRGVPFEIPLPEGSLYENLSRAANAWPKHAAIDFMGRVWNYQDINQAALKAAQVLYDAGVRKGDTVAVALPNCPQHFVVFYALMRLGAVAAEHNPLAPASQIATQLARHQGKVAVVWEKCADNFMSLTENGGTVFTVDISASLPLTKRLALKLPVAKAKALKEKMRGPVPAQATSWDQAVAKAKPIATQIPTATAHDIAVILHTGGTNGVPKSVPLSHQNIGANCNQNRFWVYKLNAAAETFWSLLPYFHSFGLTFFLVASVSLGATQIVLPTFDVKAALEAHKHRPVSFFVGVPPMFDRIEKQATKQGIDLSTIKYAISGGMPLSREIAERWEAATGHFIIEGYGMSETAPTMCGSPLTPDRRHGALGLPFPSTKLRIVDPENPTEDVPDGEVGELLVQGPQVFHGYLDDDAENERVFLDGWFRTGDMVRNEDGFIVMVDRLKELIITNGFNVYPSEVEKALAEHPGIDGVAVVGLPHAATGEEVTAAVKLAEGATLTLESLRQLAAKTLPRYALPTRLEIVSELPKSQLGKTLRHTVRKRILKSEETTTD, from the coding sequence GTGTCGTACCAAGACATTTTAGAACAAGCGCACCGCTACTACGATCGAGGTGTGCCCTTCGAAATTCCTTTACCTGAAGGCTCTCTATACGAAAATCTATCGCGTGCCGCTAATGCTTGGCCGAAACATGCAGCAATTGACTTCATGGGACGCGTATGGAATTACCAAGATATCAACCAAGCTGCGCTAAAAGCAGCTCAAGTACTTTATGATGCAGGCGTGCGTAAAGGTGACACCGTCGCAGTTGCTTTACCAAATTGCCCTCAGCACTTTGTCGTTTTTTATGCCCTAATGCGCTTAGGAGCTGTAGCAGCCGAGCATAATCCCTTAGCTCCGGCTTCCCAGATTGCCACACAGCTAGCTCGCCATCAGGGAAAAGTGGCAGTGGTGTGGGAAAAGTGCGCAGACAATTTTATGTCCTTAACTGAAAATGGTGGCACGGTCTTTACTGTGGATATTTCCGCCAGTCTACCGCTAACCAAGCGCCTAGCTTTAAAGCTACCAGTTGCTAAAGCCAAAGCGCTAAAAGAAAAAATGCGTGGACCGGTCCCAGCCCAGGCTACTAGTTGGGACCAAGCGGTAGCCAAGGCTAAACCTATCGCGACTCAAATCCCGACAGCGACTGCGCATGATATTGCAGTGATCCTCCATACTGGTGGCACAAACGGAGTACCCAAATCTGTTCCCTTGAGCCATCAAAATATCGGGGCTAACTGTAATCAGAACCGATTCTGGGTCTATAAGCTAAATGCTGCAGCAGAGACTTTTTGGTCTCTACTCCCCTACTTCCATTCATTTGGTTTGACCTTCTTTTTAGTTGCATCGGTTAGCTTGGGAGCCACCCAGATTGTCTTACCCACATTTGACGTTAAAGCTGCCCTAGAAGCACATAAACATCGCCCAGTTTCTTTCTTCGTGGGCGTTCCCCCCATGTTCGATCGCATTGAAAAGCAGGCAACAAAGCAAGGCATTGACCTATCCACCATCAAGTACGCCATCAGCGGTGGCATGCCCCTTTCACGTGAAATTGCAGAGCGTTGGGAAGCAGCTACCGGCCACTTCATTATTGAAGGCTATGGGATGAGCGAAACGGCACCGACCATGTGTGGTTCCCCATTGACTCCAGATCGCCGTCATGGTGCCCTCGGTCTACCTTTCCCTTCTACCAAGTTAAGGATCGTCGATCCCGAGAATCCAACCGAGGACGTACCCGATGGCGAGGTGGGAGAACTCTTGGTACAAGGCCCGCAGGTCTTCCACGGTTACCTCGATGATGATGCTGAAAATGAAAGAGTTTTCCTTGACGGTTGGTTCCGAACAGGCGATATGGTTCGCAATGAGGATGGTTTCATTGTGATGGTAGATCGTTTGAAAGAGCTGATCATTACTAATGGTTTCAATGTGTATCCCTCAGAGGTCGAAAAAGCCCTAGCAGAACATCCTGGGATTGACGGCGTGGCTGTGGTCGGGCTACCTCATGCGGCAACCGGAGAGGAAGTGACGGCAGCCGTTAAGCTAGCCGAGGGCGCTACCCTAACCCTAGAATCTTTACGCCAGCTGGCAGCTAAAACACTTCCGCGTTACGCGCTACCGACTAGGCTAGAAATCGTTTCGGAACTACCGAAGTCGCAGTTGGGAAAAACCCTACGCCATACCGTGCGGAAACGGATTCTCAAGTCTGAAGAAACTACTACTGACTAA